The stretch of DNA TGCAGCCTGGATAGTCGCAAATATACGGACGTTCACCTATAAggtaaataaatcatttttttatttatttattactttctTCAATGAAACCACAGCAACAGGTTGTTTGAGCTTTTAAATCTCCCCAATTTAATGCTTTAAATCCCCCTTTTTAGAGCCAAAATGTGCATTTAAAGTGCATTGTAACTCTATGGAAGTTGTTTGGTAAGACTTAAAGGCATCATGGGCACGTGTGCGGGCATAAGTTGCCCATCAAcaacaaagaaaactttgccGAAGATGTAcaaaaaagacaagaaaaaaaaaacatggcgGCCTTTTAAATGTCGCGCATCTTTAAATTCCACTCTTGGGGCGGCATTTAAAGGTCCACTCTGGGAGAGTCTCAGCGTatatatgcaaattgactcACCTGTGTGGGTACGTAGGTGGGCTGACAAGGATTTCTCCCGGGGGAAGACACGATTGcagaatttgcatttaatcGACGACGGACTGCGATTCCCTTCGAGCATCAGCGTCGTCAGGGATTCCGATCGTGGGCGTCCACGGCGATTCTCGCACTTCTCACCACCACTCCTATCCACAGGGGTGCCTGTGAGAGGTGGTGGAATGGAGTGAGCTGGGGTATGTTGGAGCCCCAACTCGGGGGAGCCGCATGAGCTGCCGTCTGGGCTTGTTGCTGTAAACTGTGCAAAAGCATCGCTGGGATCACTTGTGACGCCCTCCACGCACTCACTAGCCCTCTTTATCCTCTTGGGAGTATTCACGGACATACTGGGGGTCACAATAGGCGCACCTGGGGCACTCACTGGGGGGCACAAATGGGGAAAAATGCGTATTTACGCGCGCGTGTCACAACAATccgcaaaagaaaaataaacgccatcaatatgaaacatttttatgtttcacacGCGTGTGTACATGAAACATGAATTGTACTTCCAAATctgttcaattttttattttttaaacttttctaccgtttttaccaatattttactttattttgaagcttttattgtattttgaGAGGCTCTGAACAAACAAGCAggctttttaataaaataatttgcaaattgaataaaatcgcATCTCGTcgaaataagaagaagaaaaagttagGACGCTAAAGGGAAATCTTGGGTACGTGGGATAAAGAAGAAGTCATCACAATGGACGTGGCGATGCTGAAGGAGCTGGAAGCAGCAGCTCAACTCGTCATGGTGAGTCCCAGCAGTGAAAGTTGTTGCATCTTCTCGGAACTAATAATCCTTTTGGCTCTCTCCTGCAGGATCCACATCTGGGTACGCCGGAACAGAGAAAGTCCGCCGAGGGGCTTATAATGAATTTCCGCAAAACAAACAATCCCTACACAATGTGTCGACAGATTCTCGAGACATCCTCAGTGGATTTGGTGCTATTTGAGGCGGCGGATCTCCTCAAGAATGCCCTCGTGTACGAATGGGACTTCCTGCAGGAACAGGATCGCGTGGCAATGAGGCAGTATTTATTTAACTACGTTATGGGACGTGAGATGAAGTCCTTTGTGCGCGAGAGGATTCTCCTCGTGGTGGCGATTATGATAAAGAGGATGAGTATTCACGATGCAGGTGCGGAACGTGCGACAATTCTCGCTGAGTTTGAGCAAATTATCGCGGAAGGAGATGCAAAGCAGCAGTACCTCGTGTGTCGTGTcagtactctgcgttgataccactgctCGCGTGGCAATGAGGCAGTATTTATTTAACTACGTTATGGGACGTGAGATGAAGTCCTTTGTGCGCGAGAGGATTCTCCTCGTGGTGGCGATTATGATAAAGAGGATGAGTATTCACGATGCAGGTGCGGAACGTGCGACAATTCTCGCTGAGTTTGAGCAAATTATCGCGGAAGGAGATGCAAAGCAGCAGTACCTCGTGTGTCGTGTCCTCATGGCCATGATGCAGGAGTACATGACAACAATAAAGTCCGACGATTCGGGGCTAACGTTTGAGGATCACTTCCGGGCAAAGAAGCAATTTGAGAGTACGTCGCTGCAGAAGATCTTCCTCATGATCCTCAAGGCATTGGAGAAGCTGAATGATAATTTTGATGGTACAACAGGTGTGCAAGTGCTATGCCTTGAATACCTGACAATTATGGAAGTTATCCTGTCGTGGGGCTTCATCACAGCTTcgccaattttctcaaaacgCCTCATTGGGCTGTTTGAGATGACTTTCCGCATTGAACAGACACCATCGCTGAGGTTAAATCTTCAATGGGAAGCCACAATACTGCAACCGTGTGTTGTGAAGCTCTTCTTTGACATCTACTGGAAATGCCGCTCATTCTCAGAGCTCCAAGGCAAAGCAGCCAATTGCCTCGTCCAGCTGGCAACACTCAATGGGCCAATTATGGAGAAATTGGGGAATAAGTTGAAGTATGTGGTTAATTACTTCACAAACTACCTTCAATTGCTGTCCAATATTGAATTGAAGCGTGAGGAAGTAATTCCCCTCACAGCCATTGTCCGGAAGCTACTCTTCTACAATCATCAGCCGAGTCTGGAGGAGTACCCGCAGGATCTCGTTGCAGCGGTACTACAGCGAATTTTCCAACTCACCTGCACTGTTGCCGAGAAGCACGTTCAGGAGGATCTATCTCCTTGAAACATGGCTGACAATTCTCCATGGCAAGGAATCCCTCCCAGCTGGTACACTCGAACCCTATCTCATGGAGATCTTCAATAAGTACCTCCAGAGTCACCTTTCACCCCCGGATGGGGTACGACCGCTCGTTGATCCGGACTTTGGGGAGTTGTATGAGAATGATGTGCCCGATAGGGAGAAATATAGGGAGCAATTGATAATTGTGGGAACTTTCGGGAAGCAATTCCCACAGCATTCCCTCGCGATCCTCGCCAAATTGCTTgagacaaaaattcaaattcttcgTGAGAATTTGCAGCAGATGCACAGCAATTTGCATCATCCGTCCACAAAAATTCCCTACACGGTATTTGAGGACATTCACTGGCTCCTCCTCATTGCGGGGCATGTCATCTGCACGGAGGCCGATGGGGAACAATCCCTTATCCCGAGTGAAATTATGGATCACAGCATTCAGCAACTAGCTTCCGGTGGTGTTGACATTACGACAAGTCTCAAAGTTCTCGCATCACCGGGATTGGCTATCTTTGAAATTCCCACCGCTGAACAAACAGCCGATCATGTTATTCGTATTGTGGCATCTGTGCTGAGGTACTGTGAAATTGAACAGGGGGCCATTGAGGCAAAAATGCTGCAGTACCTCAGTCCGGAGGTGAGTGCTTCCGCAATGTGGTTCCTCAAGTTCTGGGCTACGTCCTATCTACTACCGCAGGAGGATCACTACGAGAATGTAagtggattttattttatgcagaATTAACGTCTCGTTAACCCTTTTATGACATTTTATCCCATTTAAGTgtttaaggatatttttgtgtgataatttaattgtttctgaagatgaaagaaaattaggaaattcaaattgatcaatttagATCAGTTTTTGTTTTACACCAAGAATTATACAGAGAACttagcaacttgaagtttgtataCTTtagttcccggaaagtgccataagagGCTGAAAGTTGTACATTCATCCTGCCCAATGCATCAGAAAGTTTCgaagggatcttaggaacatTCCTTTCAATACCCGAGTGATCCTTGATTCCATTTAAGGGTCAAAATCCGTCCATTTAGGAAGCCCCCTTTGGAATTGCGTGAAGCGTTTTTATAGACTCAGATTTTGTCCTGAAGATgacatcaaggatcagccgggtgttgaaaaggagcTTCCTAAGATTCCtttgaaacttcctgatgcaatgggcAGGATCACTGCACAACTTTCagccacttatggcactttccgggaacatataaaaccgttccgggaagaaaagttgtctagaatttttattatttctttaatttttgccattattaattattattttatgagcATTATTTCACTATCACCAACAACATTATTCAATAACAATGTAgtcacaaataaaatgaaattcattattaCATTCAATATCATCCCAATTATACTCTTGTGCATGATCAAGACGAATGCAATTTTGATGACCATTGTAATTATCGGGCATTCCTGGAAACCACTTCCTGAATGAACCCATTGGATCCATATTCCTAATCCAACGCCATGTATTATCGAGACATTTGTAGCCACCTATCCACACACTATTGGGTACGTGTTGGGATAACTGAATGGCTGCATCTTGCTCCTCATAGCTTTGAACTGAAGCTAAACGCATTCCCTTTTCGATGCAGGCATCAACAGCCTTTGCCCAGGACAACTAATacaaagaaaaggaattttaagaaaaaaaaaacttaaaaagagaaaacttcttaattataaattaatcacCTTAGACTTGCtgatgtaaaataattttccatttcgaTAGATCATTCTTTCATATTTCAACTCATTTGCAAGGTGACACAAAACTATCTGAAAAGTTAAAAGGaataatattgagaaaataatgtacTTCATTATGGGGATGAGATGCTAATTGTGCTGGGATTAAGAAAGAACTGAATACTTCAACATTTTAGCAGAAATTTGCatcaaattgagaaaaaaaattacttgaaaAAAGGTGATAAACATTACGGGTCGGTAACTAAGggcaaaatttgattaatcaaataatttgaaCCAAAAATGGAAATGTTGATAAATTATCACAACAATCTTAacagttctttttttattcttttgagaaCCTTCTGGGGCCTTATAATTTCTGCTCCTAAGATGGTCTGTGGTTTAGAATCATTAAATTTCCCTTaacaaaaataactttatttgagagaattgTAGATCTCCTGGCACAAAGAAGAGCATGATATAAAATACATAGAGGGTGAAATTAACTTGTCTTACAgtcttaatatttcttaagatttttttcttaaatatgtatcaaattttctcatgcaaaattaaagacttcttaagaattttaaatgttttaaaagaatttcttaagttttcttaagcgaaagttaagatttcttaagtcaggctaaatgtaatattttttgaagatttttcctaaACATTTTCAGGCatcgaaattcgtaaaaatcctcgaaaaatatacatttagcccgacttaagaaatcttatctTTCGCGCTTaagaatactttaaaaaatcttgagTTTTTGTtaggaaaacttaagaaattttaagttttgcttaatgaaatttaaggaatttcaagtttttattaataaaatctaaGACAtgtttaagagaattttaaaaaatcttaagattgtCTAACTAGTGAATTTCTGGTGCTAGTTATACATATACagcttatttttctctctaaaatagaataaagaagatctaacaatttttctttaattttgcaatttattattttttttttgagtttattgAACATAATTCTTGTAGATTCACAACATTATTCAATAACAGTGTAATCACAAATATAATATAGATCGTAAAAGCATTCAATATCATCCCAATCGTGCCTTTGTGCATGATCAAGACGAATGCAATTTTGCTTGGCTTTGTAGTTATCTGGCATTCCTCTAATCCACTTCCTGAAGGGACCCAGGAAGTGACCATTTCCAATCCAACGCCATTGATTGCCTTGATAGTTGTAGCCACCGATCCAGACACTATCAGATACACGTTTAGATAGTTCAGCAACTGCTTCTTGTTCTGCACTGTTGTGTACTGAGGCTAAATGCATGCCTTTACTGAGACAGGCTTTTTCAGCCTTTGGCCAGGACAACTATATGAATGAATAGAGAATAatcagaaaattcacaaaattttcttttttatcacttgaaaaattgaaggatTCTCACCTTATTCTTGCtgatgtaaaataattttccattccgGTAGatcattctttcatttttcaaatcattcgttaaaatacacaaaattctttgaaaagtcAAAAGGAATAGCaatgaaaagagaaagaacttcatttttttattatagaaaTTCCAACAAGTGCTGAGAATGAAATAGAACTGATTTTAGTTTCTTCACGAATATTGTATTTAAAACTAGAGCAAAAGTTTTATCGCAGAgaaatggagagaaaaaaaaaaacagctaaaaGAATTAAGGAATTGTGATAAACATAGCGGATGAACGACTAAGaactcaattttttaatttttattttttggctgCAATCCCGAGTTTTTCCccttaaaaatttctacaGTCGTAATAAACTTCCTTATCAATTTgattaactgaaaaaaattaagatatgCAAATAATGTCTATGAATCATCTTAATAGTTCCGTTTATgtatttagaattaaattattttcattcttaacCCCTTCATGTTCACGTGAAACAAACGCTCAGACAATATTTCTCattcagaacgtcttctttggcatAGCTTAGTCAATTTAACGCATTTCTGAATcgtaaaaacaattaaattaagtaaaatttgggaaaataaaacgttttacGTTTGTATCTACGACGTATGACCTTATGGACGCGAAAGTTTTAAAAGACTcctaaaagttctttaaaggGACATTCATCTCTTATAAAACTTGTTagattaagaataaaaagtcCCAACGTTGTAGAATATCACGAAAGCCCTCCACTACATTTCAGAAAcaccattaaaaataaatctgtaGAAATAATTGAACTTTCTTAAGCAAgattgaagttttctttaaccAGATTTTAGTTTAGTAGCtgtgattgatttttctccctctctaAATTTCCTTCCAGATGAGCGAAACTCTCAAATCAGCCTTTGGGATAAACACTCCCGGTGGCGAATGGATGATGAACTACTTGCTGAAGAAGGTCTACATTAATGTGCAGAGCTTTACGGCGGAAACGGGTGTAATTGATGATTCCATAAAGCTCCTCGTATCACTCGTTGCGCGTAAACATAGATGCGAAATAGCCTTTAAGTCAGTTTGCTTCAAATCCGTGATGGATCTGAAGAATCTCCCACTGCCAATTAATATTAAGAGTGGCCTCCTAATGGGTCTCATTATGACGGCATCGTGCATTACGGAGAAATCAATGCGTGAGCAGTATCTGCGTGAGCTCATTGAGCCAATTTGTCTGCAATTTGGACAAATTACAGCGGCGGAAACGCGCAATAGTCCGCTGTTTGCTGAGAAGATTTTCTACTGTTTGCAAGAGATGAAGGCATGCTTTGAGGGTGGCTCCAAGCCCACTGTTTCGTTCATTTTTGTGACCTTTCAGCCAATTCTCACGGCACTTGTTAATATTCTCGATTACCTCCATAGTTCGTCGCAAATTGTGGAGATTGTCCTTGAGGTGCTGTGTAAGGTGGTTGAATCCACCTTCTTCCTCAATTCAGAGGACACACAGAAGGTGCATGAGGTGTGTTTGGGGGTGCTGCAGGTGTATGTGAAGCACAACAACAATAGATTTAGTCTCGATGTTACAAATGACGATGACAATCTGCGGGATTTGCAGCTATTGCTGAAACTCATGAATTATATTCTATCGAAGACTTTCTTTGATTTCACCGACACACCCGGACAATTGGATAATTCGGAATGTGTCATCTACGGCCTAACGTTCCTCATGCCAATGATCACGACGGATCTCCTGAAATATCCCAACTTTTGCTTACAATTCTATCaaactattaaattatttgtggAGGCAAAGTCACATGAGGTAAGGAAGAAAAACCCTAAATGATTCCAgaggctgtattctctaagagtaaaaaactctcgtgataaactcccgaagacTTTGCAGGGAAaatgtgaggaaaacttcacgtgagcatgatcttctaagaaaaataatgcattttcccgattttcacgtttcttttaaagcacTAAAgtcttcgggagtttatcacgggagtttatcactcttagagaattcatgcccagaTCTCATTTTCAGTGCTAATGATCTTCCTTTGCAGCTTTGCTCACTTCCTGCGGATTTGCTGACAAAATTCATGGGGGCCACTGAGATGGGTTTAACATCATTTGGCTCTGAAGTGCAATCGTGCTGTTTGGAATTATTGCAAATTCTCGGCAATACGGTGTACTTTGACCAAAATCCCGAATCATTCATGTATACAGCACTAATGCCCTTCCTCAAGCACCTCCTGGATCTCATTCTCACCCAACAAATTGATTCAGTGAACAAGACAGACTGCAGTAAGGCCCTCTTCGCGCTCATTTGTtgctacaaagaaaaattcgtgGAGCTCGTTCAGCAGATTCTTCAGAGTCAAACCAATCCGGCGTATGCGGAGAAACTTTCAACGGAATTCCGTGAATTGACCAATAATGTGGATTTGGTGAATAATCGTTTCTCACAATTTCGATTCTCCGAACGTTTTGACAAATTCCTCGTAAATATTGGATTTATGTATTCaaactgagagagagagagagatcctTCCGTCAAAGCTCGAAGGGATATTTTTACGTaagtttcttcatttttttattactttgttGTTAACATTTCATTACGGATAAAATGCCATCCGTGTCGTgtattttattaagatttcTATACTTAATgtagtaaaatgaaaaaaattttgagcGATTTGTGAAATTGAGTTAttcattattataaaatattagaataaaTGAGAGGCAAAATCAATTCttatttcgttttattttgtaataacttttgaacacacaaaaattcccctttgcaaaaataaaggaaattctacaaaatttcCCTTCGCACTTGCACAGAGAGGAATTGTTCCCGTATGCGGACTCGAAAGATGTTTGAATTgcgaaagatttaaaaaaaaaatcaaaagtaaaCCTACTCGTACGTAGAGGCGCTGCAATCGGAGGTGTTTAGGTCtaaaaattagatatttttaagGAGAAAACTTGCTCCAGCAGATTCATTGGATCATATGTTGATTAAAACATGTAcctattttcctgaattttaaagaatttaaccctttcgcgtctagTGAgtcatacattttattttcctgaaattaaatgaatttaattaatttttcaagttgAGAATACATTAGATTTACGTAGAaaaggccaaagaagacgtatTAACTCTGAAATATCCTCTTAAACCATcgacagaataaatatcgcgaTAAAAATAATCGCATATTTCAATGCGGACAAGAAAAGGTTataattggtttttttttaggtataATTGCG from Lutzomyia longipalpis isolate SR_M1_2022 chromosome 4, ASM2433408v1 encodes:
- the LOC129794461 gene encoding LOW QUALITY PROTEIN: exportin-4-like (The sequence of the model RefSeq protein was modified relative to this genomic sequence to represent the inferred CDS: deleted 1 base in 1 codon), whose translation is MDVAMLKELEAAAQLVMDPHLGTPEQRKSAEGLIMNFRKTNNPYTMCRQILETSSVDLVLFEAADLLKNALVYEWDFLQEQDRVAMRQYLFNYVMGREMKSFVRERILLVVAIMIKRMSIHDAGAERATILAEFEQIIAEGDAKQQYLVCRVAMRQYLFNYVMGREMKSFVRERILLVVAIMIKRMSIHDAGAERATILAEFEQIIAEGDAKQQYLVCRVLMAMMQEYMTTIKSDDSGLTFEDHFRAKKQFESTSLQKIFLMILKALEKLNDNFDGTTGVQVLCLEYLTIMEVILSWGFITASPIFSKRLIGLFEMTFRIEQTPSLRLNLQWEATILQPCVVKLFFDIYWKCRSFSELQGKAANCLVQLATLNGPIMEKLGNKLKYVVNYFTNYLQLLSNIELKREEVIPLTAIVRKLLFYNHQPSLEEYPQDLVAAVLQRIFQLTCTVAEKHVQEDHLLETWLTILHGKESLPAGTLEPYLMEIFNKYLQSHLSPPDGVRPLVDPDFGELYENDVPDREKYREQLIIVGTFGKQFPQHSLAILAKLLETKIQILRENLQQMHSNLHHPSTKIPYTVFEDIHWLLLIAGHVICTEADGEQSLIPSEIMDHSIQQLASGGVDITTSLKVLASPGLAIFEIPTAEQTADHVIRIVASVLRYCEIEQGAIEAKMLQYLSPEVSASAMWFLKFWATSYLLPQEDHYENMSETLKSAFGINTPGGEWMMNYLLKKVYINVQSFTAETGVIDDSIKLLVSLVARKHRCEIAFKSVCFKSVMDLKNLPLPINIKSGLLMGLIMTASCITEKSMREQYLRELIEPICLQFGQITAAETRNSPLFAEKIFYCLQEMKACFEGGSKPTVSFIFVTFQPILTALVNILDYLHSSSQIVEIVLEVLCKVVESTFFLNSEDTQKVHEVCLGVLQVYVKHNNNRFSLDVTNDDDNLRDLQLLLKLMNYILSKTFFDFTDTPGQLDNSECVIYGLTFLMPMITTDLLKYPNFCLQFYQTIKLFVEAKSHELCSLPADLLTKFMGATEMGLTSFGSEVQSCCLELLQILGNTVYFDQNPESFMYTALMPFLKHLLDLILTQQIDSVNKTDCSKALFALICCYKEKFVELVQQILQSQTNPAYAEKLSTEFRELTNNVDLVNNRFSQFRFSERFDKFLVNIGFMYSN